The following is a genomic window from Cinclus cinclus chromosome 7, bCinCin1.1, whole genome shotgun sequence.
tgagatagtattgtgtgattgtgttatTATGATGCCATTTAAAACGTTTAAAGCTTTGGTTCAATCTAATGAAAAGGTTCCGGAAAATACTCCGTTAGGATGTTTGTTGGGgcgttggaaaagagaagggttccatcaagagttaaaaagggaaaggatgattgaTTATTGTAATCATTGGTGGCCACAATATGAAACTGGAAGTTCGGGGTGGCCCCTTAATGGGTCTATTGACCGTGGTGTGATATCCccgttaatgcagtttttacgggaaaatgaaaaatgggatgagattccttatttggatttgttttataccctaaaaggcaaacccgaatggcagaaagaatgtggtattatggtattacaggtagaggaacaaaattgtcaaggttgtaggcaaaggaataggtgtaatggttgtttgacaaagctgacaagccaggaagaggacctatctttgcttgtagctcctagtgcccctcctgcagaattagcttcggaagaggaagatagtgataaagaagaaagagaaataatacaaaccccagaaatggggaagggctcccaggaatcgataataccttgtcctggggagccatctCCCGGTCATACCCGTAATATACCGAGAACCCctattgcagaaagaactagacaagggaggaaaaatagggaaaaaccccaactgatagcccctttaagggaagctatgggacctcagggtgagaaggtgtttattaaagtcccgttctcacctggggatctgataatttggaaacaagcagcagggtcATACCGGGAGGATCCGGACAAGGTTGCTCGAGtggtaaaaatgataataaaaacacaaaatcctgattggaatgatttacaggtgttACTAGATACCTTGATGGATTCAACCGAGAAAGAGATGGTGTTACGGGCAATGACAGAACGAGCCAGGGAAATGTTGAGGGTACAAATGATGGATGGAACTCTAAATGACTTGGTCCCGAGAGAGGACCCCGGGTGGGATCCTAACACCAGtcggggttggaaaagacttcaagtttatcaagaattaataatagaagGGATTAGAACGGGGATGCCAAAAACAATGAATTGGTCAAAACTGTATTCCATAAGACAGGATAAAAGTGAGTCCCCGTCAGCATTCCTGGAGCGGCTGAAGGAAACTGCACGCAGATTTACTAATTTAGAGGTtgatggggaggcagggaaattacagttggctttgatttttatggggcAATCTCAggatgatattaggaaaaagctgcaaaagttaGAAGGGGAGGACACTCGGAACCTAGAGAAAATGCTAGAAGTGGCATGGAAGGTAtataataatagagaaaaagagacagcaaagagacatcaggcaaatattttagcagtattgCAACACGCTACGGGAGGAAGCCCAAGAGGACGAGGACGGGGCCGGGGTGGTATGGGTCGAGGAAGGggcataattcagcagaatttgggaaggggagcaatgggaggattGGGAAATCCCTTCGGGGGGCAAGGAAAATTGGGTCCTAATCAATGCGCCTTCTGCAGACAGTtaggtcactggaaaaatgaatgtccagTCAAATGGGGAATGGGTAATGTGGGGAATGTAAATCCTATGGGAAACGCAGGAGCTACCACGGGGCCGGTAGATGTCGCTCAAGCATTTGTGTTAGGCAActatcaaaatcagagctgactagatcaggatctgaaggtagtattggaggtagggggacaagaacgagaatttagagttgatacgggagcaacacattcggttttgaatacaaaattagggttattaagtgatgcaaaaattcaagtaataggggcaactgggcaagtagaagagaggacatttttgcagccgttagacataaaattcgggggaaaagaatttgatcatcaattcctgtatatgcctaattgcccagagtcactgtttggaagggatctgttatctcttctaaatgtgagaatattatttgaaggaggacgagtgaaattagaaattcctgataaagaAATATCTAGACTATTTGTGATTAAGGAGGTAGAGCCCACCCCAATTCCTGAAGAGGTTGAACAGGCAGTGGTACCTTGGGTTTGGGAAACCGGCACTCCAGGTAAGTCTAAGGCAGCTCAACCAGTAGTGGTTGAGCTAAAGGAGGGAGTCCAACCGGTAAGGATTAGACAATATCCGATTAAGTTAGAAGCTAGGAAAGGAGTAGCCCCCATGATTGCTCAATTCTTAAtccaaggtattttgcaagaatgtgagtcagaatttaataccccaatttttccagtacGAAAACCCAATGGTAAATATAGGTTAGTTCAGGATCtgagagctataaataatataaccaaggatatccacccagtggtggcaaacccctatactttgttaacatctgtgtctgaaagatttcaatggtttacagtaattgatttaaaagatgctttcttctgcatccctctggcatttgaaagtaggaaatattttgcattcgagTGGGAAGACCCTGACTCTGGCCGGAAGAAACAGCTTACTTGGACACGACTTCCgcaaggattcaagaattcccccacaatatttgggaaccagttagccaaggaattggaggaatggaaaacaacacaggtaaaagaatctcccttttctcatgtaatacttcaatatgtagatgacattttcctggccacagaagaaagggacatttgcctaaatttaactataagcttattgaacatgctaggccaggctggatatcgGGTCTCGAAAGAAAAGGCCCAACTCATCCGGACAAGTGTGTtatatttgggctgtgaaataacacaaggaGTAAGGCAATTAGGAGCAAATAGAATTGAAGCCATCTGCACCATACCTATTCCCCGAAATCATCAGGAACTAAGATCCTTTCTAGGAATGGTAGGATGGTGCCGGCTGTGGATACCGAATTTCGGACTCCTGGCCAAACCCTTATATGAGGCACTAAAAGAGACACAGTTACGGTGggacaagccacagcagaatgcattccaagggCTAAAGCAAGCACTAAAAGAAGCCCCGGCATTGGGACTACCTGATTTAACTAAGGACTTtcaattatatgtaaatgagagacagagactggctTTAGGAGTACTCACGCAAAAGTTGGGATCATGGAAGCGTCCGGTCGGCTATTTTTCGAAACAACTAgatgcagtcagctctggatgGCCGTCCTGTTTGCGAGCCGTGGCAGctactgtactattgattcaggaatcaagaaaattgactttgggtaagaaaatagaagtgtttgtgcctcacatggtgataacagttctggaacaaaaaggggggcattggttgtcctccagcagaatgttgcaatatcaagcaatattaagggaacaagatgatgttgagctaaaagtaactaaccatatcaatccagcagaatttctccgcagtgagcaggaagaaggcgaATTGACCCACGACTGTGTGGAAGTCATTGAACAAGTCTTCGCTAGCCGCACTGACCTGAAAGACGTGCCATTGGAGTCTCCGGACTGGGAACTGTTTACAGATGGATCCAGTTTCGTCGAGAATGGGACCAGGTATGCGGGTTATGCGGTGGTAACGCTCCTCCAGGTCGTGGAAGCTAAAGCCCTCACCCCGGGAACATCAgcgcagaaagcagagattgtggctttgattcgcgccttggtttt
Proteins encoded in this region:
- the LOC134046453 gene encoding uncharacterized protein LOC134046453 — protein: MADLRTILIQGIRESVPRGQSVNKAFCESLKKDEDPTEWIERLRRSFQLYSGVNPDTPEGQVLLKTQFVAKSWPDIRKKLEKIEDWHDRSLDELLREAQKVYVRREEEGHRKQAKVMMAVVCEGQRVTASRFPSKAGPPRTRNVPREKEAVFGDRGRTPEVAGAVRELIHSTPAPGDSWGVIDPRPTPLLTDNCNRRRPLDAAKAAQDRHLPLAASRSGKFGKSKAAQPVVVELKEGVQPVRIRQYPIKLEARKGVAPMIAQFLIQGILQECESEFNTPIFPVRKPNGKYRLVQDLRAINNITKDIHPVVANPYTLLTSVSERFQWFTVIDLKDAFFCIPLAFESRKYFAFEWEDPDSGRKKQLTWTRLPQGFKNSPTIFGNQLAKELEEWKTTQVKESPFSHVILQYVDDIFLATEERDICLNLTISLLNMLGQAGYRVSKEKAQLIRTSVLYLGCEITQGVRQLGANRIEAICTIPIPRNHQELRSFLGMVGWCRLWIPNFGLLAKPLYEALKETQLRWDKPQQNAFQGLKQALKEAPALGLPDLTKDFQLYVNERQRLALGVLTQKLGSWKRPVGYFSKQLDAVSSGWPSCLRAVAATVLLIQESRKLTLGKKIEVFVPHMVITVLEQKGGHWLSSSRMLQYQAILREQDDVELKVTNHINPAEFLRSEQEEGELTHDCVEVIEQVFASRTDLKDVPLESPDWELFTDGSSFVENGTRYAGYAVVTLLQVVEAKALTPGTSAQKAEIVALIRALVLSQGKKVNIWTDSKYAFGVLHVHGALWKERGLLSSQGTSIKHRNEILSLLDAVHKPAAVAVMHVRGHVSPVTPHLEQKPNYSLEDERLARLVNAQKNALGWYVTDIGLYKEQSCSEEADSIRKITVHDIQPGDRVYVKNWSTDPLKESWEGPRQVIMTTFTAAKVEGINNWIHYTRIKKVPTHWEVQPLSSTKMVIRAKPTDPRPTS